ACGGTCGATTCGTTCGGACGAACAGATCTCGATCCGGGAGCGACTCCCGCAGAGGCGATCCGATCGACTCACAGAGAGACCGTCGAGTTCCTCCTGGAGGCGCTCGATACGATCGAGGCGGAGCCGGGGGACGTAACCCTCGACGAAATGCGGGACGTTCAGGACTCGATTATGGCCGTCTCTGTGGTCCCCGACGAGACGGACGAGGCGGGGATCGATCGCGACGCTACTCGGGGGTTTTACTAAATGACTGTTAGCGAGATCCTCTCGATCGAGCCGGGAGCGACGGAGCGGACGAGCGAGTTCCTTCAGGTCTCGCCTCGGAAAACTGCGGTCCTCCGAATCGAGGGAGACGTCGCGGATATCGACTCGATTGAGCCGCTCGTCTCGTTTACGAATGAGGAGGCGATCGGACCGATCGAGACAGACGAGATCGGGATCCCGGATCCGTCGGCCGGATCGACATATGCTCGTCTCGACGTCTCGGGACTGTCGCTCCTCGGGTTCGACGTAACGGCAAGTGCAGACGCGAGCGAGGCGATCTCCGTCTCGCTCTTGTGCCAAGCGAGGTAATTAGATATGTTGACAACTAAGCAGCTAACTGGTAGTATCGTAGCAAAGGACGAGGACGAGCGCTTTCTCCTCGGTCCCGTTCTTATCCCGGACAAGCCGGATCGGGAGGGAGACGTCGTCTCTCGGGAGAATATCCGCGAGGTTGCTCACAAGTTCACCGAGGAGTACCAAAACCTCGATCTCATGCACACTTTCGAGAGCGTCGCGAAGCTCTCGGAGTCATTTATCGCTCGGAAGGATCTCGACTTTGGGGAGACGACCGTCCCGGCGGGTAGTTGGATGCTCGGAGTAAAAGTCGAGGACGACGAGGTATGGTCGCAGGTTAAGAGTGGAGAGCTCTCGGGATTCTCGATCTACGGACAGGGAGAGCGGAGTCCCGTTACGTCCATGTCGAGCAAGGGCGTTTCGAGCTCCGAAACCGGGGGTAAGAGCTCCGAGGATATGGTCGCAAAGAGCGCGAGCCCCGAGGAGATCGCGAAAGAGGCTCAGTTAGATCTCGATCGAGTGACGTTCGTTAGTCTCGTCGACGAGCCCGCAGTCGGAGAATCGAAATACGTCGTCATGAAGCGAGCCGGGGAGGACGTCCCCGAGGAGATCGCGAAAGCCGCGAACGCCGACGACGTCGAGGTGATCGAGGACGTCGAGGATCTCAGCTCGGAGCGGCGATCGATCGAGCCGCTTACCAAGGATGCTCCGGACGATGATCGGGAGAATCGGATCGCGACTCTCGCTAAATCCGTCGAGCAGCTCCCGGAAGACGAGATCGAGGCGTTCGTTAAGAAGATCGAGGGGAACAAACGCGAGGGATCCTCGGAGAACGTCTCTAAGGGTTCGTTCACGTTCGACGAGGACGACGAGGTCTCGAAAGGGATCGACGAGAAGCCGTCTCGTTTCGGCGTTTCCTTTGCCT
This Halalkalicoccus subterraneus DNA region includes the following protein-coding sequences:
- a CDS encoding XkdF-like putative serine protease domain-containing protein, which produces MLTTKQLTGSIVAKDEDERFLLGPVLIPDKPDREGDVVSRENIREVAHKFTEEYQNLDLMHTFESVAKLSESFIARKDLDFGETTVPAGSWMLGVKVEDDEVWSQVKSGELSGFSIYGQGERSPVTSMSSKGVSSSETGGKSSEDMVAKSASPEEIAKEAQLDLDRVTFVSLVDEPAVGESKYVVMKRAGEDVPEEIAKAANADDVEVIEDVEDLSSERRSIEPLTKDAPDDDRENRIATLAKSVEQLPEDEIEAFVKKIEGNKREGSSENVSKGSFTFDEDDEVSKGIDEKPSRFGVSFASTVEKDRASGEELVEKAREATDGSGSFAFDEAVDKSADVEDVSRSVGSVGSIRSLDDLALSDVSAEEIEDALSDLSPSKIWELEKELAKRSGRKGRTTELDRELHEAEESNAHGIVSSDGAFTFDEAVESDD